The Musa acuminata AAA Group cultivar baxijiao chromosome BXJ1-3, Cavendish_Baxijiao_AAA, whole genome shotgun sequence genome window below encodes:
- the LOC135618063 gene encoding L-type lectin-domain containing receptor kinase SIT2-like, with amino-acid sequence MNADIVLISANDLLTSAQIMPALPAPLPRLLLLLLLLSMYSPTLATEFLFNGFKEAANLSLDASALITSNGVLQLTNDSKRQIGHAFLSSPVHMLHNRSVAASFSTAFVFDIVTVNGSGGDGLAFVVATSKTLPGAQNGQFLGLLSTQNNGNFSNHLFAIEFDTVKAIGPFTDIDENHVGVDVNSLESNVSKSAAYYADGGKKVSVDLLSAQPIQAWIDYNGVTSILNVTIAPLPLPRPRRPLISHAIDLSPIFKEYMYVGFSAATGKLTSYHYIMGWSFSTDGVASSLDLSQLPLPPRQKEASPASKASILKTAVLSSIVTLLVIVLVISIFMYLRKQAKLSENLEDWESYYPHRFPYKELYKATKGFQDTELLGSGGFGQVYRGTLRRTGEVVAVKKISSNSRQGVREFIAEISSLGRMRHRNLVQLQGWCKRNEDLLLVYDFMPNGSLDTFLYDHDKSQQLSWNHRFKILKDIAFGLLYLHEEWEQVVVHRDIKSNNVLLDADMNARLGDFGLARLHEHGENPHTTHVVGTLGYIPPETCHAGRAAPSSDVFAYGILLFEVACGRRPIQPAAPPSELVLMEWVRKRHMEDKLLEVVDPRLGGLYPEQEIKLVLRLGLLCSQSIPEARPTMSQVTRYLDGTDGLTDDVAFVFSEADSMDLASRLSITSSWSGLGSRSLH; translated from the coding sequence ATGAACGCAGATATTGTTTTGATCAGTGCAAACGACCTCCTTACTTCTGCTCAAATCATGCCTGCATTGCCAGCTCCCCTTCcacgtcttcttcttctcctcctcctcctctccatgtATTCTCCAACTCTAGCCACCGAGTTCCTCTTCAATGGGTTCAAAGAAGCTGCTAATTTGAGCTTGGATGCCTCGGCCCTTATCACTTCCAATGGAGTTCTCCAGCTGACCAATGACAGCAAGAGACAGATAGGtcatgcttttctttcttctccgGTGCACATGCTTCACAACCGATCCGTTGCCGCCTCATTCAGCACGGCCTTCGTGTTCGACATCGTCACTGTTAATGGCAGTGGCGGCGATGGCCTGGCCTTTGTTGTTGCCACCTCCAAAACCCTGCCTGGAGCTCAGAATGGCCAGTTCCTTGGACTCCTCAGCACCCAGAACAATGGCAATTTCTCCAATCATCTCTTTGCCATAGAATTCGACACGGTGAAGGCCATTGGACCATTCACTGACATCGATGAGAACCATGTCGGTGTGGATGTCAACAGCCTCGAATCAAATGTCTCAAAGTCCGCCGCCTATTACGCAGATGGTGGGAAGAAGGTGTCGGTAGATCTGCTGAGCGCGCAGCCAATCCAGGCCTGGATCGACTACAACGGTGTCACAAGCATTCTGAACGTGACCATCGCTCCGCTGCCGCTCCCCAGACCACGCCGCCCTCTCATATCGCACGCCATCGATCTATCGCCAATTTTCAAGGAGTATATGTACGTCGGGTTCTCCGCCGCTACCGGAAAGCTCACAAGCTACCACTATATCATGGGTTGGAGCTTCAGCACGGATGGAGTCGCGTCGAGCCTCGATCTATCTCAGCTGCCCCTTCCACCAAGGCAAAAGGAAGCATCACCAGCTTCAAAAGCTAGCATACTGAAGACCGCAGTGTTGTCTTCCATTGTGACGCTGCTCGTTATAGTGCTTGTGATCTCCATTTTCATGTACTTAAGGAAGCAAGCGAAACTGTCTGAGAACCTCGAGGACTGGGAGTCGTATTACCCCCACAGGTTCCCATATAAGGAGCTCTACAAAGCAACCAAAGGGTTCCAAGATACGGAGCTCCTCGGCTCGGGAGGCTTTGGCCAAGTCTACAGGGGCACTCTGCGGCGCACCGGAGAAGTGGTCGCCGTAAAGAAGATCTCCAGCAATTCAAGACAAGGAGTAAGAGAGTTCATAGCCGAGATCTCAAGTTTAGGCCGGATGAGGCACAGGAACTTGGTGCAGCTCCAAGGATGGTGCAAGCGGAACGAGGACCTCCTCCTCGTCTACGACTTCATGCCCAATGGGAGCCTCGACACCTTCCTCTACGACCACGACAAGAGCCAGCAACTGAGTTGGAACCACAGGTTCAAGATCCTCAAGGACATAGCTTTCGGCCTCCTCTACCTGCACGAAGAATGGGAGCAAGTGGTCGTCCACAGAGACATCAAGTCCAACAACGTGCTACTGGACGCCGACATGAACGCAAGGCTGGGTGATTTCGGCCTCGCTAGACTGCACGAGCACGGAGAGAATCCTCACACAACCCATGTCGTGGGAACTCTCGGATACATCCCGCCGGAAACGTGTCACGCCGGTAGGGCTGCTCCCAGTTCTGACGTGTTCGCCTACGGCATACTGCTCTTCGAAGTGGCCTGCGGCCGGAGGCCGATACAGCCTGCTGCTCCGCCGAGTGAGCTGGTGTTGATGGAGTGGGTGAGAAAACGCCACATGGAGGACAAACTACTGGAGGTTGTTGATCCACGACTGGGCGGGTTGTACCCGGAGCAGGAGATCAAGCTGGTGCTGAGGCTTGGGCTGCTTTGCTCTCAGTCCATCCCTGAAGCGCGGCCAACCATGAGTCAGGTGACGCGGTATCTCGACGGCACCGACGGCCTGACAGATGATGTTGCGTTTGTGTTCTCAGAAGCCGATTCGATGGATTTGGCATCTCGGCTGTCGATCACTTCATCTTGGAGTGGTCTGGGCTCTCGGTCGCTCCATTAA
- the LOC135618075 gene encoding probable transcription factor At4g00390, with translation MPLSPPLCLTLIPNPPESMRSKRLASHSANKASSSSSSSHSSATAADSLLPTTEDPPSTNGGPGGRSAPQTPPDSKPLPEPHAAASPAATSRRSERKRKPREFGSKSSPEIRQKKVWSEHDEVELLKGALAFRSRTDALPKQPTMAAFFASIKSSVGPHLTADQAGYKLKRLKSKFVHSASAGPAAGATAHDRRIYELSTDVWAEEVKHGDTEEDESGDVAAAADAEGEEEETGGDNDRYPFIREAAAAYWKVNGRCMSGVLLEKGLKLIDPSKGTALEEKLRKQCETEMELWMKRLDMLKEISELLLEAHKSSRL, from the coding sequence ATGCCGTTGTCTCCTCCCCTCTGTCTGACTCTTATCCCAAATCCCCCTGAAAGCATGCGATCCAAACGCCTCGCTTCACACTCCGCGAacaaagcttcttcttcctcctcttcttctcactCCTCCGCGACTGCCGCCGACTCCCTACTGCCAACCACGGAGGACCCTCCCTCCACCAACGGCGGCCCCGGTGGCCGCTCGGCCCCCCAGACTCCTCCTGACTCGAAACCCCTCCCGGAACCCCACGCGGCCGCCTCACCTGCCGCCACGTCGAGGCGTAGCGAGCGGAAGCGGAAACCCCGCGAGTTCGGCAGCAAGAGCTCCCCCGAAATCCGACAGAAGAAGGTTTGGTCGGAGCACGATGAGGTCGAGCTCCTCAAGGGCGCCCTCGCCTTCCGCTCCCGCACCGACGCCCTTCCCAAGCAGCCCACCATGGCTGCCTTCTTCGCCTCCATCAAGAGCTCCGTCGGCCCCCACCTCACCGCCGATCAGGCCGGCTACAAGCTCAAGCGCCTCAAGAGCAAGTTCGTCCACTCAGCCTCCGCCGGTCCTGCCGCGGGCGCCACCGCCCACGACCGCCGTATCTACGAGCTGTCCACCGATGTCTGGGCCGAGGAGGTCAAACATGGGGATACCGAGGAGGATGAGAGCGGGGACGTGGCCGCCGCGGCGGACGctgagggcgaggaggaggagacggGTGGGGACAATGATAGGTACCCGTTCATCAGGGAAGCGGCAGCGGCGTATTGGAAGGTGAACGGGCGGTGCATGTCGGGGGTGCTTTTGGAGAAGGGGCTGAAGTTGATTGATCCGTCCAAGGGGACGGCGCTGGAGGAGAAGTTGAGGAAGCAGTGCGAGACCGAGATGGAATTATGGATGAAGCGGCTTGATATGTTGAAAGAGATATCTGAGCTGTTGCTTGAGGCCCATAAGAGCTCCAgattgtag
- the LOC135618044 gene encoding alpha carbonic anhydrase 7-like translates to MEQNKLVVISSFVAFFLLQSTLAASQEVEDEKEFSYVTGSELGPEHWGEIHKEWVACGDGHMQSPIDLSHKRVRILPNLGHLRRSYRPAMAIVENRGHDIMLKWEDEAGVIWINGTKYALKQLHWHSPSEHTVNGRRYSLELHMVHESADKNIAVVGILYKMGRHDPFLAKLERYIKKIADKHDAEEVAGMVDPRHIRKGSRKYYRYMGSLTTPPCTEGVVWTIIKKVRTVSREQVALLREAVHDDSEMNARPTQQINGRIVGFYRPQQFQH, encoded by the exons ATGGAGCAGAACAAGCTTGTCGTCATCTCCAGCTTTGTTGCCTTCTTCCTCTTGCAGTCCACCCTGGCAGCCTCCCAAGAAGTCG AGGATGAGAAGGAGTTCAGCTACGTGACCGGGAGCGAGCTGGGACCGGAACACTGGGGAGAGATCCACAAGGAATGGGTTGCCTGCGGCGATGGCCACATGCAGTCTCCCATCGATCTCTCTCACAAAAGAGTGCGGATTCTCCCTAACTTGGGACATCTCCGCCGCTCCTATCGCCCGGCCATGGCCATCGTCGAGAACCGCGGTCACGACATCATG CTGAAATGGGAGGATGAAGCAGGAGTCATATGGATCAACGGAACCAAGTACGCTCTGAAGCAGCTGCACTGGCACTCGCCCTCCGAGCACACCGTCAATGGCCGCAG GTACTCCTTGGAGTTGCacatggttcatgagagtgctgaCAAGAACATCGCTGTCGTCGGCATTCTCTACAAGATGGGCCGCCATGATCCGTTCCTCGCCAAG TTGGAGAGATACATAAAAAAGATTGCAGACAAGCATGATGCAGAGGAGGTGGCGGGCATGGTGGATCCAAGGCATATTAGGAAGGGAAGCAGGAAATACTACAGATATATGGGATCTTTGACTACTCCACCTTGCACTGAGGGTGTAgtttggaccataattaagaaG GTGCGTACAGTGTCAAGAGAGCAGGTGGCCCTTCTGAGAGAAGCTGTGCATGAT GACTCAGAGATGAATGCAAGACCAACCCAGCAGATAAATGGCAGAATTGTCGGCTTTTATCGGCCTCAACAATTTCAACATTGA
- the LOC135618069 gene encoding F-box protein At1g10780-like, with protein sequence MNSVPDEIVEHILSLLSNARDIAACTCVSKSWKEAVPYIPSLYFPRNSFDGVLRHADADATIGRMIAAAACLEELVIYCPFSSAALASWLALRCRSLRLLELRMDGVADKAAAAASDGEYPANELDCIGVVRGLETLKLWGVSLTRPPNWSSFARLRTLEIIGATLRDAALRDTVHACPNLTDLALLGCDGVGAVSIELQRLERCRLDFLGPGNSSLHMSSPRLEVLEIQGFSWIRVEQNHRIRRLCIAKNAGRVYKVDMWKLADLEFMSLRGVQWSWNAVSSILQCASEVQHLVMKIEFCGDFDTLQPFPEIDLVEFFNNHPKLRKFEIHGALFAALCQKNSLKNLDSRFMIPCLEEVVITVRSPLNAEQKLNTLESLLRYSVKLRRMAIRISQMKNCHEAADDFFKEICKFKYMNSKIIQIE encoded by the exons ATGAACTCGGTGCCGGATGAGATTGTGGAGCACATACTATCCTTGCTGAGCAACGCGCGCGACATCGCGGCCTGCACCTGCGTCTCCAAGAGCTGGAAGGAGGCCGTCCCCTACATcccttccctctactttccccgcAACTCGTTTGATGGCGTCCTGCGCCACGCCGACGCTGACGCCACCATTGGACGCATGATCGCCGCCGCCGCTTGCCTTGAGGAGCTCGTCATCTACTGCCCGTTCTCCTCCGCGGCTCTTGCGTCCTGGCTCGCCCTCCGTTGCCGATCCCTCCGCCTCTTAGAGCTCCGGATGGACGGTGTCGCGGataaggcggcggcggcggcgtccgACGGGGAGTACCCGGCCAACGAGCTGGACTGTATCGGCGTCGTCCGGGGGTTGGAGACCTTGAAGTTGTGGGGCGTCTCGTTGACGAGGCCGCCAAACTGGAGCTCATTCGCGCGGCTGCGCACGTTGGAGATCATCGGGGCGACGCTGCGCGACGCGGCTTTAAGGGACACGGTGCATGCTTGCCCCAACCTCACCGACCTGGCGTTGCTCGGGTGCGATGGGGTCGGCGCGGTCTCCATCGAGCTGCAGCGGCTGGAGAGATGCCGGCTCGATTTCTTGGGCCCAGGGAACTCCTCCCTCCACATGAGCTCGCCGAGGCTTGAGGTCCTGGAGATCCAAGGCTTCAGCTGGATCCGAGTCGAGCAGAACCATCGTATACGGAGGCTCTGCATCGCCAAAAATGCAG GTAGGGTATACAAGGTCGATATGTGGAAGCTAGCAGACCTAGAGTTCATGTCGCTTCGAGGAGTTCAATGGAGCTGGAATGCCGTCAGCTCCATACTCCAATGTGCAAGCGAGGTGCAGCACCTTGTCATGAAGATCGAGTTTTGTGGCGATTTTGATACGCTTCAACCCTTCCCAGAGATCGACTTGGTCGAATTCTTCAACAACCATCCCAAGCTGCGCAAGTTCGAGATTCATGGCGCACTCTTTGCAGCCTTGTGCCAGAAGAACAGCCTGAAAAAT TTGGACTCGCGGTTCATGATTCCTTGCTTGGAAGAGGTTGTCATCACTGTGAGGTCTCCACTGAATGCGGAGCAGAAGCTGAACACCCTTGAGTCGCTGCTGAGGTACAGTGTGAAGCTGCGGAGGATGGCTATTAGAATCTCACAGATGAAGAACTGCCATGAGGCAGCTGATGATTTCTTCAAGGAGATATGCAAGTTCAAGTATATGAACTCTAAGATAATCCAGATTGAATAA
- the LOC135618053 gene encoding phosphatidylinositol 4-phosphate 5-kinase 4-like has product MESQKGKLTRTQSSLLRSPTARSSVHSLTSAAAADEEDEKPRRPVRHNPHRHYRDLLLLSLPFAFIFFLFLYLRDDSPRFANLVLIFALVSTVTYAARRCSGSGRAAARRASSVDWFIGDDDNRKERKAGGRIVHEGVVFYSNGDYYEGEFHKGRCNGSGVYNFFAKGRYEGDWIDGKYDGCGIESWARGSRYRGQYRRGLRHGFGVYKFYSGDSYAGEWIGGQSHGVGVQTCSDGSSYIGEFKCGVKHGLGYYQFRNGDKYAGEYFGDIIHGFGVYHFANGHCYEGSWHEGKKQGFGMYTFRNGEARCGDWASGVLKTPLPPSDPAVQHAVQAARKAADDSVLVPRVDAQVNKAVTNANRAATAARVAAIKAVQNQIHGKFCNIDV; this is encoded by the exons ATGGAGTCGCAGAAGGGTAAGCTCACCCGGACGCAGTCCTCCCTTCTCCGCTCACCCACGGCCCGATCCTCGGTCCACAGCCTCACCTCCGCCGCTGCGGCCGATGAGGAGGACGAGAAGCCCCGCCGTCCTGTTCGCCACAACCCCCACCGCCACTACCGCGACCTCCTCCTTCTCTCCCTCCCATTCGcgttcatcttcttcctcttcctctacctcCGGGACGATTCCCCACGCTTCGCCAACCTCGTCCTCATCTTCGCCCTCGTCTCCACCGTGACGTACGCTGCCCGCCGATGCTCCGGTAGTGGCAGGGCTGCCGCCCGTCGAGCTTCCTCCGTCGACTGGTTCATCGGCGACGATGACAATCGGAAGGAAAGGAAGGCCGGCGGGAGGATCGTCCACGAGGGGGTTGTGTTCTACAGCAATGGGGATTACTACGAGGGTGAGTTCCACAAGGGACGGTGCAACGGAAGCGGCGTCTACAACTTCTTCGCCAAGGGGCGGTACGAGGGCGACTGGATCGACGGGAAGTACGACGGGTGCGGGATCGAGAGCTGGGCGCGGGGCAGCCGGTACCGGGGGCAGTACAGGCGGGGGTTGCGGCATGGCTTCGGGGTGTACAAGTTCTACAGCGGCGACAGCTACGCCGGGGAGTGGATCGGTGGGCAGAGTCACGGGGTCGGGGTGCAGACGTGCTCCGACGGGAGTTCCTACATCGGTGAGTTCAAGTGCGGCGTCAAGCACGGCCTTGGCTACTACCAGTTCAG GAACGGTGATAAGTATGCTGGCGAGTACTTCGGTGACATTATCCATGGGTTTGGTGTCTATCATTTTGCTAATGGTCACTGTTATGAAGGATCATGGCACGAAGGCAAGAAGCAAGGTTTTGGAATGTACACATTTCGCAATGGAGAAGCAAGATGCGGAGACTGGGCTTCTGGGGTTCTGAAGACTCCACTTCCCCCTTCGGATCCTGCTGTCCAGCATGCAGTTCAG GCTGCTCGGAAGGCAGCAGATGATTCTGTTCTGGTTCCGAGGGTGGATGCACAAGTGAATAAAGCAGTCACCAATGCAAATAGAGCAGCCACAGCTGCTCGAGTAGCTGCAATCAAAGCTGTACAGAATCAGATCCatggcaagttttgcaacattgaTGTTTAA